A single genomic interval of Blochmannia endosymbiont of Camponotus sp. C-003 harbors:
- the ilvG gene encoding acetolactate synthase 2 catalytic subunit yields the protein MNGAQWTIKALRDKGVEVIFGYPGGAIMPIYDALFGSELEHLLCRHEQGAIMSAIGYARATGKIGVCFATSGPGATNLITGLADALLDSIPIVAITGQVGLEFIGTDAFQEIDVLGLSLACTKHSFLVYSLKMLPNIIDEAFFIAAEGRPGPVLIDIPKDIQLSTGKLISNYCINKKYMCSIANDIEKARVLMLEAYQPILYVGGGVGMAGAVTSLRTFISKTKIPTVVTLKGLGAPDYTEDCYLGMLGMHGNQAANLAVQQSDLLIAIGARFDDRVTGRLHNFAPQAKVIHLDIDPSEFSKLRLAHVSLSGNLNDLLSALTQSLSISPWRKKVKSLKMKYRWSYQPPDDKIYAPTLLRTISENAPYDTVVTTDVGQHQMWAAQHMQFSRPENFITSGGLGTMGFGTPAAIGAQIGRPNHMVICISGDGSFMMNIQELATIKRKNLPIKIVLLDNQRLGMVRQWQQLFFNKRYSETTLTDNPNFLVLAKAFDIHGICITRTSQILDAINMLFTYTGPFLLHVLINEYENVWPLVPPGASNDAMLEQ from the coding sequence ATGAACGGAGCTCAGTGGACCATAAAAGCACTGAGAGACAAAGGTGTAGAAGTTATTTTTGGTTATCCAGGTGGAGCAATTATGCCGATATATGATGCATTATTTGGTTCTGAATTAGAGCATTTATTATGTCGACATGAACAAGGAGCAATCATGTCTGCTATAGGATATGCTCGAGCTACTGGAAAAATTGGTGTATGTTTTGCGACTTCTGGCCCAGGAGCTACTAATCTCATCACTGGATTAGCGGATGCATTATTAGACTCCATCCCTATAGTAGCTATTACTGGACAAGTAGGATTAGAATTTATTGGTACTGATGCTTTTCAAGAAATAGATGTACTAGGTTTATCTCTAGCTTGCACTAAACATAGCTTTTTAGTTTATTCATTAAAAATGTTACCTAATATTATTGATGAAGCATTTTTTATTGCTGCTGAAGGAAGACCAGGTCCAGTGTTGATAGATATACCAAAAGACATTCAATTATCCACTGGAAAATTAATATCAAACTACTGTATTAATAAAAAATATATGTGTAGTATTGCAAATGATATAGAAAAAGCTCGGGTGCTAATGCTAGAAGCATACCAACCAATCCTTTATGTAGGAGGAGGGGTAGGTATGGCTGGAGCAGTCACTTCACTACGTACATTTATTTCTAAAACAAAAATACCTACTGTAGTAACATTAAAAGGACTAGGTGCACCGGATTATACAGAAGACTGTTATTTAGGAATGTTAGGAATGCATGGAAATCAAGCAGCTAACTTAGCAGTACAACAATCTGATTTATTAATTGCAATAGGAGCTCGATTTGACGATAGAGTAACTGGCCGATTACATAATTTTGCTCCGCAAGCAAAAGTAATTCATTTAGATATTGATCCTTCAGAATTTAGTAAGCTGCGATTGGCGCATGTTTCATTATCCGGAAACTTAAATGATCTATTATCTGCATTAACACAATCCTTGTCTATTAGTCCATGGAGAAAAAAAGTAAAATCTTTAAAAATGAAGTACCGTTGGTCTTATCAACCACCGGATGATAAAATTTATGCACCAACCTTGTTGAGAACAATCAGTGAAAATGCTCCTTACGATACTGTAGTAACCACAGATGTTGGGCAACATCAAATGTGGGCTGCTCAACATATGCAATTTAGTCGTCCGGAGAATTTTATTACTTCTGGAGGTCTTGGAACTATGGGATTTGGCACACCAGCAGCCATTGGAGCTCAAATTGGACGACCCAATCATATGGTGATCTGTATTTCTGGTGATGGATCATTTATGATGAACATACAAGAACTCGCCACTATTAAACGCAAAAATTTACCTATTAAAATTGTTTTATTAGATAATCAACGTTTAGGAATGGTGCGTCAATGGCAACAATTATTTTTCAACAAACGTTACAGCGAAACTACGTTAACAGATAATCCCAACTTTCTTGTTTTAGCTAAAGCATTTGATATTCATGGGATATGTATTACTCGTACATCTCAAATTTTAGATGCGATCAATATGTTATTTACATACACAGGACCTTTTTTACTACATGTATTAATTAATGAATACGAAAACGTTTGGCCATTAGTGCCACCTGGCGCTTCAAATGATGCTATGTTGGAGCAGTAA
- the ilvM gene encoding acetolactate synthase 2 small subunit, whose translation MTHYSLLIKARFCPEVLERILRVIRHRGFELHTLNMLSYSKFSKKKINILLTVSSKKAIYLLSTQLNKLMDIYYIKIE comes from the coding sequence ATGACACATTATTCGTTATTGATAAAAGCCAGATTTTGCCCAGAGGTACTTGAACGTATTCTTCGAGTCATTCGTCATCGTGGATTTGAATTACATACATTAAATATGCTGTCATATAGTAAGTTCAGCAAAAAAAAAATAAACATTTTATTAACTGTTTCCAGCAAAAAAGCAATATATTTATTATCTACGCAACTAAATAAATTAATGGATATATATTATATTAAAATTGAATGA
- a CDS encoding branched-chain amino acid transaminase — protein MNTSNFIWFNGEIVPWQEAKVHVMSHALHYGSSVFEGMRCYNSHKGPVIFRHREHIQRLYNSSKIYQIPISWSIDDLMQACRIIIRKNNLINAYICPVVFIGNVGMKINPDPGFTADIAIAAFSWLPYLGENSLKEGIDVMVSSWNRVPANTLPSTAKAGGNYLSSMLISNEAHRNGYQEGIGLDIYGYISEGSGENLFEVKNNVILTPPCASSILPGITRDAIIKLAVNIDLEVQEQILPRESLYIADEVFMSDTAVEITPIRSVDGIKIGTGACGPITKKLHNLFFNLFTGITKDQWNWLDPIN, from the coding sequence ATGAATACATCAAATTTTATTTGGTTTAATGGAGAAATCGTACCATGGCAGGAAGCTAAAGTACATGTAATGTCTCATGCTTTGCACTATGGATCATCAGTATTTGAAGGTATGAGATGTTATAATTCACATAAAGGTCCCGTTATATTTCGTCATCGCGAACACATACAAAGATTGTATAATTCCTCAAAAATTTATCAGATACCTATTTCTTGGAGTATTGATGATTTAATGCAAGCCTGTAGAATTATTATTCGAAAAAATAATTTAATTAATGCATATATCTGTCCTGTAGTATTTATTGGAAATGTAGGCATGAAAATTAATCCGGATCCCGGATTTACCGCCGACATTGCTATAGCAGCTTTTTCTTGGTTACCTTATTTGGGAGAAAACTCTTTGAAAGAAGGAATTGACGTTATGGTATCTTCTTGGAATAGGGTTCCAGCAAATACTCTTCCAAGCACAGCAAAAGCTGGTGGAAATTACTTATCATCTATGTTAATTAGTAATGAAGCTCATCGAAATGGTTATCAAGAAGGAATAGGCTTAGATATATACGGTTATATTTCAGAAGGTTCCGGTGAAAATTTATTTGAAGTTAAAAATAATGTTATTTTAACACCACCATGTGCTTCTTCTATATTACCCGGAATTACACGCGATGCTATCATTAAATTAGCAGTAAATATTGATTTAGAAGTACAAGAACAAATATTGCCCCGTGAATCTCTATATATAGCCGATGAAGTATTTATGTCTGATACTGCTGTCGAAATAACTCCAATACGTAGTGTAGATGGAATTAAAATAGGTACTGGTGCGTGTGGACCCATTACTAAAAAATTACACAACTTATTTTTTAATTTATTTACCGGAATCACTAAAGATCAATGGAATTGGTTAGATCCAATTAACTAA
- the ilvC gene encoding ketol-acid reductoisomerase, translated as MNKNYFNTLTFMQKLKHLKKCRFMSNNEFSNGIQSLLSKKVAIIGCGSQGLNQGLNMRDSGINVVYALRRESIINKKESWEKATRNGFSVGTYDEIIPKSDVIINLTPDKYHTSVIQEIEPLMKHGATLGYSHGFHIVEVGEKIRQDITVIMVAPKCPGTEVRQEYQRGFGVPALIAVHEENNAYDMGMTLAKSWAFALGSHRAGVLESSFIAEVKSDLMGEQTVLCGMLQAGSILCFDYMINNGVDAAYAGKFIQCGWEVITEALKQGGITLMMDRLSNSAKIRAFILSEKLKNILKPIFEQHMENILNGIFSKEMMLDWENNDSKLLNWRKQTSQLPLEQAPNYQQKIQEQTYFDYGVLMVAIIKSGVELSFDTMIKSGIAPESAYYESLHELPLIANTIARKKLYEMNMVISDTAEYGNYLFCDTVVPLLKKTIIPNLIRGDLGMSSENINVDNIVLRNTNNMIRNHKIEKIGTQLRSYMQNIKSLSFN; from the coding sequence ATGAATAAAAATTATTTTAATACATTAACTTTTATGCAAAAATTAAAACATTTGAAAAAATGCCGATTTATGAGTAACAATGAATTTTCCAATGGAATTCAATCTTTATTATCTAAAAAAGTAGCCATAATAGGCTGTGGTTCTCAAGGTTTGAATCAAGGTTTAAATATGAGAGACTCAGGTATAAACGTTGTATACGCTTTACGTCGTGAATCTATTATTAATAAAAAAGAATCTTGGGAAAAAGCGACACGAAACGGATTTTCTGTAGGAACTTATGACGAAATTATTCCCAAATCAGATGTAATTATTAATTTAACTCCAGATAAATATCACACATCAGTGATACAAGAAATAGAACCCTTAATGAAACATGGAGCTACATTAGGGTATTCACATGGATTTCATATTGTAGAAGTTGGAGAAAAAATTCGTCAAGATATTACAGTTATAATGGTCGCTCCAAAATGCCCTGGTACAGAGGTTCGTCAAGAATATCAAAGAGGATTTGGAGTACCTGCTTTAATTGCTGTACATGAAGAAAACAATGCATATGATATGGGCATGACGTTAGCAAAATCTTGGGCATTTGCACTTGGTAGTCATCGAGCTGGGGTATTAGAATCTTCGTTTATAGCAGAAGTGAAATCAGATCTTATGGGAGAACAAACTGTTTTGTGTGGAATGTTACAAGCCGGATCTATTCTTTGTTTTGATTACATGATTAATAATGGTGTTGATGCTGCATACGCAGGAAAATTTATTCAATGCGGATGGGAAGTCATAACTGAAGCATTAAAACAAGGAGGCATTACATTAATGATGGATCGATTATCTAATTCCGCTAAAATACGTGCTTTTATATTATCTGAAAAACTAAAAAATATATTAAAACCAATTTTCGAACAACATATGGAAAATATACTTAATGGAATATTTTCTAAAGAAATGATGTTAGATTGGGAAAATAACGATTCTAAATTACTTAATTGGAGAAAACAAACCAGTCAACTTCCATTAGAACAAGCTCCAAACTATCAACAAAAAATTCAGGAACAAACGTATTTTGATTATGGAGTATTAATGGTAGCTATAATCAAATCAGGTGTAGAGCTATCTTTTGACACGATGATAAAATCTGGAATAGCACCAGAATCAGCCTATTATGAATCATTACATGAATTACCATTAATCGCAAATACTATAGCTCGTAAAAAATTATATGAAATGAATATGGTAATTTCTGACACCGCAGAATACGGTAATTATTTATTTTGCGACACAGTAGTACCTTTGTTAAAAAAGACTATAATACCTAATTTAATACGAGGTGATTTAGGTATGTCATCCGAAAATATTAATGTTGATAACATTGTTTTACGCAACACCAATAACATGATTAGAAATCACAAAATAGAAAAAATTGGAACTCAACTAAGAAGCTATATGCAAAACATAAAAAGTCTATCATTTAATTAA
- the trxA gene encoding thioredoxin produces the protein MNQIIVQLTDSNFKETVLNSTNNQKNNLFLIDFWANWCNPCKAMIPILEDIAVEFSDILKVAKLNIDENPITTKHYGIKSIPTLLLIRHGTVLSTQVGLLSKQKLQEFLKIYTNTDTGLKHS, from the coding sequence ATGAATCAAATTATCGTACAACTGACCGATTCTAATTTTAAAGAAACAGTGTTAAACTCTACTAATAATCAAAAAAATAATCTTTTTTTAATTGATTTTTGGGCCAACTGGTGTAATCCCTGTAAAGCAATGATACCCATTTTAGAAGATATTGCTGTTGAATTTAGTGACATACTAAAAGTAGCAAAATTAAATATAGATGAAAACCCAATAACTACTAAACACTACGGAATTAAGAGTATCCCAACTTTATTATTAATTCGTCATGGAACAGTGTTATCCACTCAAGTAGGGTTGCTGTCTAAACAAAAATTACAAGAATTTTTGAAGATATATACAAACACAGATACTGGTTTAAAACATTCATAA
- the rho gene encoding transcription termination factor Rho yields MNLTKLKNIPVSELVHLGEGMGLENLARMRKQDIIFAIFKQHSKTGEDIFGDGVLEILQDGFGFLRSSDSSYLAGPDDIYVSPSQIRRFNLRTGDTISGKIRPPKEGERYFALLKVNDVNYDKPENARNKILFENLTPLHANSRLRMERGNGSTEDLTARVLDLASPIGRGQRGLIVAPPKAGKTILLQNIAQSISHNHPDCVLIVLLIDERPEEVTEMQRLVHGEVIASTFDEPASRHVQVSEMVIEKAKRLVEHKKDVIILLDSITRLARAYNTIVPSSGKVLTGGVDANALHRPKRFFGAARNMEEGGSLTIIATALIDTGSKMDEVIYEEFKGTGNMELHLSRKIAEKRVFPAIDYNRSGTRKEELLTTQDELQKIWILRKIIHPMSEIDAMEFMMNKLSMTKTNDEFFDMMKRC; encoded by the coding sequence ATGAATCTTACGAAATTAAAAAACATACCAGTTTCTGAATTAGTACATCTCGGAGAAGGTATGGGTCTAGAAAATTTAGCACGTATGCGTAAGCAAGATATTATTTTTGCTATTTTTAAACAACATTCTAAAACTGGAGAAGACATTTTTGGAGATGGCGTATTAGAAATATTACAAGACGGTTTTGGATTTCTTAGATCAAGCGATAGTTCTTATCTTGCTGGACCAGATGATATTTACGTGTCTCCCAGCCAGATTCGTCGTTTTAATTTACGCACTGGAGATACTATTTCTGGAAAAATTAGACCCCCAAAAGAAGGAGAACGTTATTTTGCATTACTCAAAGTCAATGATGTAAATTATGATAAACCAGAAAACGCTCGTAATAAAATTTTATTTGAAAACCTTACTCCACTACATGCCAATTCACGATTACGTATGGAACGAGGAAATGGCTCTACAGAAGACCTAACCGCAAGGGTATTGGACCTAGCATCACCGATTGGGCGCGGGCAACGCGGTTTAATTGTAGCACCCCCTAAGGCTGGAAAAACTATACTTCTTCAAAATATTGCACAAAGTATTAGTCATAATCATCCAGACTGTGTATTGATAGTACTTCTAATAGACGAGCGTCCAGAAGAAGTTACTGAAATGCAACGCTTGGTACACGGGGAAGTAATCGCATCTACTTTCGATGAACCAGCTTCTCGTCATGTTCAAGTATCCGAAATGGTAATTGAGAAAGCTAAGCGATTAGTGGAGCATAAAAAAGATGTTATTATTTTGTTAGATTCTATTACTCGATTAGCGAGAGCTTATAATACTATAGTACCTTCATCCGGAAAAGTGTTGACAGGAGGAGTTGATGCCAATGCTTTACATCGTCCAAAACGCTTTTTTGGCGCTGCTCGTAATATGGAAGAAGGAGGCAGCTTGACTATTATAGCCACTGCTTTGATAGATACTGGATCAAAAATGGATGAAGTAATTTATGAAGAATTTAAAGGCACTGGTAATATGGAACTACATTTGTCAAGGAAGATAGCTGAGAAACGTGTTTTCCCAGCTATTGATTACAATCGTTCTGGAACTAGGAAAGAAGAACTATTAACCACTCAAGATGAACTTCAAAAAATATGGATTTTAAGAAAAATTATTCATCCAATGAGTGAAATTGATGCCATGGAATTTATGATGAATAAATTATCTATGACTAAAACCAATGATGAATTCTTTGATATGATGAAACGCTGTTAA
- the hemD gene encoding uroporphyrinogen-III synthase, whose protein sequence is MNILITRPSPHGEQLVKKLLYFGKFAYHLPLIFFSAGKTLSSLEYQLNLLSEGDLLCIVSQNAIKYAHNQLLDVGISWPTKLSYYSIGQATSIMMHKLSGILVKYPKYQETSENLLRLPELMYSYGKRALILRGNNGRTILDYTLQRRGVFVASCECYSRLPLQYDGEKQSSKLLELNIKIVVVTSGEILQQLYYLIPEFYRTSWLLRCKLIVVSLRLAKLARRLGWTDIIIAQSANNEALVHVLIKHS, encoded by the coding sequence ATGAATATTTTAATTACTCGTCCTTCTCCACATGGAGAGCAATTGGTGAAGAAATTACTTTATTTTGGTAAATTTGCGTATCATTTACCATTAATTTTTTTTTCTGCAGGAAAAACATTGTCGTCATTAGAATATCAGTTAAATCTACTTTCTGAAGGAGATTTGTTATGTATTGTATCACAGAATGCAATTAAATATGCTCACAATCAGTTACTTGATGTAGGAATATCTTGGCCTACTAAATTATCATATTATTCTATTGGTCAAGCGACTAGTATAATGATGCACAAGTTATCAGGGATATTGGTGAAATATCCTAAATATCAGGAAACTAGTGAAAATTTATTACGATTACCTGAATTAATGTATAGTTATGGAAAACGTGCTCTTATTTTGAGAGGTAATAATGGACGTACTATTTTAGACTATACCCTTCAAAGAAGAGGAGTATTTGTTGCATCCTGTGAATGTTATAGTAGACTGCCATTGCAGTATGACGGGGAAAAACAATCATCTAAGTTGTTAGAATTAAATATTAAAATAGTAGTAGTTACTTCTGGAGAAATACTACAACAACTGTATTACTTAATTCCTGAATTCTATCGCACATCTTGGTTACTACGATGTAAATTAATCGTGGTAAGTTTACGTCTAGCTAAATTAGCTAGACGTTTGGGTTGGACAGATATCATCATAGCGCAGTCAGCAAACAATGAAGCATTAGTTCATGTTTTGATTAAACATTCGTAA